Within Butyrivibrio fibrisolvens, the genomic segment GACAGTTCCTGATCGTGCGCGTAGATAAAGAGGGTGAGCGTATTCCTCTTACAATCTGCGATTATGACAGAGAAAAGGGAACTGTTGAGATTGTAGTTCAGTCAATCGGTGCTGAGACCAATCAGATTGCTAAGATGAAAGCAGGAGACAGCTTTGCTGACGTAGTAGGACCTCTTGGTAATCCTTCAGATCTTACAAAGGAAGACCCTGAAGAACTTAAGAACAAGAAGATCGTATTCATAGCAGGTGGTGTTGGAACAGCTCCTGTTTACCCTCAGGCTAAGTGGCTCAAGGAACATGGAGTTACAGCTGATGTTATCATAGGTGCCAAGAACAAGGATCTTGTAATCCTTGAAGATCGTTTCAAGACTGTATGTAATCTCTATGTAACAACAGATGATGGTTCATATGGCAGAAGCGGTATGGTTACAAAGTGTCTTGAGGATCTTGTTAATGAAGGTCACAAGTATGATCTGTGTATCGCCATCGGACCTATGATCATGATGAAATTCGTATGTAAGCTCACTAAGGAGCTCGGAATACCTACTATCGTATCCATGAATACTATCATGGTAGATGGAACAGG encodes:
- a CDS encoding sulfide/dihydroorotate dehydrogenase-like FAD/NAD-binding protein yields the protein MFKILERNELAAHIYQMVVEAPRVAAGCLPGQFLIVRVDKEGERIPLTICDYDREKGTVEIVVQSIGAETNQIAKMKAGDSFADVVGPLGNPSDLTKEDPEELKNKKIVFIAGGVGTAPVYPQAKWLKEHGVTADVIIGAKNKDLVILEDRFKTVCNLYVTTDDGSYGRSGMVTKCLEDLVNEGHKYDLCIAIGPMIMMKFVCKLTKELGIPTIVSMNTIMVDGTGMCGACRLTVGDQVKFACVDGPEFDGHLVDFDQAMNRMKLYKNEETRLKLAEEEGETHKGHCGVCE